One Bremerella sp. JC817 genomic window carries:
- a CDS encoding nitronate monooxygenase, with the protein MNALLKLLSIQLPILQAPMAGVSTPELVAAVSSAGGLGSIGIGNLDVDASRMMIRSVRKLTDRPFNVNLFCHRPATEDPVRQAAWVERLRPHFANFDCEPPQTLREIYTSFVQNEPMLEMLLEERPPIVSFHFGLPSPSAIAELKQAGTTLLATATNIEEAQAIAAAGIDAVVAQGYEAGGHRGMFDTSVLDSRLGTLPLTRQLASQLSIPVIAAGGIMDGNDIAEAMQAGASAAQLGTAFLLCPEAATDAGYRQRLQSNAAHETVMTNTISGRPARSLPNVLANLCHEVEASQVPDYPIAYDAGKALHAAAKPQGNFDYGAHWAGQGAPRLRSLSAAELVRQLHQEMTSGS; encoded by the coding sequence ATGAACGCTTTGCTGAAACTACTTTCGATCCAGCTTCCCATTCTCCAGGCTCCGATGGCGGGCGTGTCGACACCGGAGTTGGTGGCTGCGGTCTCTTCGGCTGGTGGGCTGGGCTCGATAGGTATTGGCAACTTAGATGTCGACGCATCGCGAATGATGATCCGTTCCGTTCGCAAACTGACCGACCGACCGTTCAACGTGAATTTGTTTTGCCATCGTCCCGCCACTGAAGATCCGGTCCGCCAAGCAGCCTGGGTCGAACGGCTCCGTCCCCATTTCGCCAACTTCGATTGCGAACCACCACAAACACTTCGCGAGATCTACACCAGCTTCGTGCAGAACGAACCGATGCTGGAGATGCTGCTGGAAGAACGCCCGCCGATCGTGAGCTTTCACTTTGGCCTGCCGTCCCCTTCCGCGATCGCAGAATTGAAACAAGCAGGAACGACGCTTCTGGCCACGGCGACCAACATTGAAGAGGCTCAGGCGATTGCCGCCGCTGGGATCGATGCCGTTGTGGCGCAAGGCTACGAAGCAGGCGGGCATCGCGGGATGTTCGATACGTCGGTCCTCGATTCGCGACTTGGCACTTTGCCCCTGACCCGCCAACTTGCCTCGCAGCTTTCGATACCGGTGATCGCGGCAGGTGGCATTATGGACGGAAACGACATTGCCGAGGCGATGCAAGCTGGAGCTTCCGCAGCACAACTCGGAACTGCCTTCCTGCTATGCCCGGAAGCCGCGACCGATGCGGGCTATCGTCAGCGTTTGCAGTCGAACGCCGCCCACGAAACGGTGATGACTAACACGATTTCTGGTCGGCCTGCTCGAAGTTTGCCGAATGTTCTGGCCAACCTCTGCCACGAGGTCGAAGCGAGCCAGGTCCCAGACTATCCCATCGCCTACGATGCCGGAAAAGCGTTGCATGCCGCGGCGAAGCCGCAGGGCAACTTCGACTACGGTGCCCACTGGGCCGGGCAAGGGGCACCACGACTGCGAAGCTTGTCTGCGGCTGAGTTAGTGCGGCAACTTCATCAAGAGATGACCAGCGGCAGTTAG
- a CDS encoding DUF1559 domain-containing protein, translating into MSFSKRRCRGSGFTLVELLVVIAIIGVLIALLLPAVQQAREAARRMQCSNNLKQVGIALHNYHDVVRTLPPGSLRLTGHGNSFWVHILPHLEAGNVYDKIPAMQWFWLGSTSSSSAATRAAFANFNPVWLNCPSSSLPDTTNQQGTEVAIADYIAIAGAEGHQTCDPNNQDMGLVCGGGMLVPNIVHGFRDATDGTSNTMVVGESSGRSFNSSGAIVDPRNSRNSGFQMGKNYNTIPKGPDSWYISHIHSRRCYNFTTVVYPIGHNTYNGTTQGNDRCNAPLNSEHPGGAQFLFLDGSVHFLPETTQLALLKNLANRDDGNVVTIP; encoded by the coding sequence ATGTCTTTTTCTAAGCGTCGATGTCGCGGCAGCGGTTTTACGCTCGTAGAGCTGCTCGTCGTAATCGCCATCATCGGAGTATTGATTGCTTTGTTGCTTCCTGCTGTTCAACAAGCACGGGAAGCAGCCCGTCGGATGCAATGTTCGAACAACCTGAAACAGGTCGGCATTGCTCTGCACAACTATCACGACGTGGTGCGAACGTTGCCACCAGGTTCGTTGCGGCTGACGGGGCACGGCAACTCGTTCTGGGTTCACATTCTTCCCCATCTGGAGGCGGGCAACGTATACGACAAGATCCCCGCGATGCAGTGGTTCTGGTTGGGAAGCACTTCGTCGAGTTCGGCGGCGACCCGTGCGGCGTTCGCCAACTTCAATCCTGTTTGGTTGAACTGCCCGTCGAGTTCCTTACCAGATACGACCAATCAGCAGGGAACTGAAGTCGCCATCGCTGACTACATTGCGATCGCCGGCGCTGAAGGGCATCAGACGTGCGATCCGAATAATCAGGACATGGGCTTGGTCTGTGGTGGTGGGATGCTGGTGCCGAACATCGTGCATGGTTTCCGCGATGCCACCGACGGGACTTCCAATACGATGGTGGTTGGGGAAAGTTCAGGCCGCAGTTTCAACAGCAGCGGAGCGATCGTCGATCCACGAAACAGTCGGAACAGTGGGTTTCAAATGGGGAAGAACTACAACACGATCCCCAAGGGGCCTGATAGCTGGTACATCAGCCACATCCATAGCCGACGCTGCTACAACTTCACGACCGTTGTCTATCCGATTGGTCACAACACCTACAACGGAACCACCCAAGGCAACGATCGCTGCAATGCGCCTCTCAATTCCGAGCATCCTGGTGGCGCTCAGTTTTTGTTCCTCGATGGAAGCGTTCACTTCCTGCCAGAGACCACGCAGTTGGCTTTGCTGAAAAACCTGGCCAATCGTGATGACGGCAATGTCGTGACGATCCCTTAA
- a CDS encoding alpha/beta hydrolase produces MKKLFLFLALLGFTQQAFAADTKEMKDVPYGDHPRQVLDFYQAESDKPTPVVFYIHGGGWQGGDKKTNPKAYLDKGISVVAINYRYVKNAVEEGVTPPVKAPLEDAARALQFVRSKAGEWNLDKEKIGATGGSAGGCSSLWLSFHDDMADPNSEDPIARESTRLYCAAVNGAQVSLDPKELREWMPNYRYGAHAFGLPNLDVVMEKRESVMPWVKEYSPIEHVTKDDPPIAMFYGGEKPVLGSSPKDPTHSGVMGLKLKERLEEAGVDVVLVHPGVEKPQYRNATEYLIEKLSN; encoded by the coding sequence ATGAAGAAACTGTTTCTGTTTCTCGCCCTGCTGGGCTTCACGCAGCAAGCGTTCGCTGCGGATACCAAGGAAATGAAAGACGTACCGTACGGAGATCATCCACGGCAGGTTCTCGACTTCTATCAGGCCGAATCGGACAAGCCGACGCCGGTGGTGTTTTACATCCATGGTGGTGGCTGGCAAGGTGGCGATAAAAAGACCAATCCGAAGGCCTATCTCGACAAGGGTATCTCGGTCGTAGCGATCAATTATCGCTACGTAAAGAACGCCGTCGAAGAAGGCGTGACTCCACCGGTGAAAGCTCCGCTGGAAGACGCGGCCCGGGCACTGCAGTTCGTGCGGTCGAAGGCTGGCGAATGGAATCTCGATAAAGAAAAGATCGGTGCCACCGGCGGCTCCGCTGGTGGCTGCTCGTCGCTGTGGCTTTCGTTCCATGACGACATGGCCGATCCCAATAGCGAAGATCCGATCGCTCGCGAATCGACTCGTCTCTACTGTGCTGCCGTGAATGGTGCCCAGGTTTCACTCGATCCGAAAGAGTTGCGCGAATGGATGCCCAACTATCGCTACGGTGCCCATGCTTTCGGTCTGCCGAATTTGGACGTCGTGATGGAAAAGCGTGAGTCGGTGATGCCTTGGGTCAAGGAATACTCACCGATCGAACATGTCACCAAAGACGATCCGCCGATCGCGATGTTCTACGGTGGCGAGAAGCCAGTCCTTGGTTCGTCCCCCAAAGATCCTACGCACTCCGGCGTGATGGGGCTGAAGCTGAAGGAACGTCTCGAAGAAGCTGGCGTCGATGTCGTGCTTGTTCACCCAGGCGTCGAAAAGCCACAGTACCGCAACGCAACCGAGTACCTGATCGAGAAGCTGAGCAACTAA
- a CDS encoding Gfo/Idh/MocA family oxidoreductase yields MSPLNRRHFLQTSAAGAGLILTGTAASGAVQGANDRVRIAVAGLNGRGKNHIDGWLGQDNVEIAYLIDPDEKVLARTVKAVQDKVDGKFKVKGVRDVREALDDPNLDAISIATPNHWHSLMTIWAAQAGKHVYVEKPMSHDVQEGRVAVEAQKKYGVVIQHGTQRRSDAGIAGLHEAIQAGKFGRLKISYGYCCKPRGGIGNKSVSQSPEQLDWNLWRGPAEVAEYHGNYHPYNWHWFWQTGNGDLNNQGTHQLDVARWAIDTDQTHPVRAMAIGGRFQWDDQGETPNTMFAMAEYPNGQYVFFNVRNVNYKGYEHQVENEYYFEDGGRIIRGVYYPKGSDKGEKVKVARGNVTPGGNWGSFISAVRANDPSMANGNVNDAHYACVLGHLMNNSYRLGEQVPFNAKAGKFGDNAEAAEHFGRLHEIMDKGVGVKDNENYTVGPTLTFDPETEKHVGDHSEAANSLLKDKNRKGFEIPEIAKV; encoded by the coding sequence ATGTCGCCATTGAATCGTCGTCACTTTTTGCAAACCTCGGCCGCTGGTGCGGGCCTGATTCTCACCGGCACGGCCGCCTCAGGTGCGGTGCAAGGTGCCAACGATCGCGTTCGCATTGCGGTCGCAGGTCTGAATGGTCGCGGTAAGAACCACATCGATGGCTGGCTCGGCCAAGACAATGTCGAAATCGCTTACCTGATCGATCCCGACGAGAAGGTGCTCGCGCGAACGGTGAAAGCGGTTCAAGACAAAGTCGATGGCAAGTTCAAGGTGAAGGGCGTTCGCGATGTTCGCGAAGCCCTCGACGATCCGAATCTCGATGCCATCTCGATCGCCACGCCAAACCACTGGCATTCGCTGATGACCATCTGGGCCGCCCAGGCCGGTAAGCATGTCTATGTCGAAAAGCCAATGAGCCACGACGTGCAAGAAGGTCGCGTTGCAGTTGAAGCTCAAAAGAAATATGGCGTCGTGATCCAGCATGGTACGCAGCGTCGTAGCGACGCTGGAATCGCGGGCCTGCACGAAGCGATCCAGGCCGGTAAGTTTGGTCGCCTTAAGATTTCGTATGGTTACTGCTGCAAGCCACGTGGCGGCATCGGCAACAAGTCGGTTTCGCAGTCGCCGGAACAACTCGACTGGAACTTGTGGCGTGGACCAGCGGAAGTCGCCGAGTATCACGGCAACTACCATCCATACAATTGGCATTGGTTCTGGCAGACTGGCAACGGCGACTTGAACAACCAGGGAACGCATCAACTTGATGTCGCTCGCTGGGCGATCGATACCGACCAGACGCATCCGGTTCGCGCGATGGCGATCGGTGGTCGCTTCCAGTGGGACGATCAGGGTGAAACCCCGAACACCATGTTTGCCATGGCCGAGTACCCGAACGGTCAGTACGTCTTCTTCAACGTTCGTAACGTTAACTACAAAGGTTACGAACACCAGGTCGAGAACGAGTACTATTTCGAGGACGGCGGGCGTATCATTCGTGGCGTCTATTATCCGAAGGGAAGCGACAAAGGGGAAAAGGTCAAAGTCGCCCGAGGCAACGTCACGCCGGGCGGCAACTGGGGGAGCTTCATCTCGGCTGTGCGGGCAAACGATCCAAGCATGGCCAATGGCAACGTGAACGATGCCCACTACGCGTGTGTGTTGGGTCACTTGATGAACAACTCGTATCGCCTGGGGGAACAAGTTCCGTTCAACGCCAAGGCAGGCAAGTTCGGCGACAATGCCGAGGCGGCCGAGCACTTCGGCCGTCTGCACGAGATCATGGACAAGGGTGTCGGGGTGAAGGACAACGAAAACTACACCGTCGGCCCGACGTTGACCTTCGATCCTGAAACGGAAAAGCACGTCGGAGACCACTCCGAAGCGGCCAATTCGTTGCTGAAGGATAAGAATCGCAAGGGATTTGAGATCCCCGAAATTGCCAAGGTGTAA
- a CDS encoding AraC family transcriptional regulator, with translation MKMSTEQFHRDHQELAHRIGKAMPNDGRLEVQPGIFLNRASHPGDLLHAVAEPCLCIISQGSKEVLLGEQRFRYDLAHYLITTMALPVSGQVVEATTKEPYLSLRLNLDTPDVTSILSESGFAALNVGEQNPVGINVSTLSEPLLNAVLRLIRMLDDPLEYQVLAPMAKREIIFRLLVGDQGARLRHLAKFGGKSHRMVRAVNSIRSNFDQPMRIEDLASDVNMSVSSFHAHFKAATAMSPLQFQKKLRLQEARRLMLDENSDAAEAAFKVGYEDAAQFNREYKRQFGLPPKRDIERIREATFA, from the coding sequence ATGAAAATGAGTACCGAGCAGTTTCATCGCGATCACCAAGAATTGGCACACCGCATCGGCAAGGCGATGCCGAACGACGGTCGGCTTGAAGTGCAGCCAGGCATCTTCCTCAATCGGGCTTCCCATCCTGGAGATCTGCTACACGCGGTCGCAGAGCCTTGCTTGTGCATCATCTCGCAAGGGAGCAAAGAGGTTCTGCTAGGTGAACAACGATTCCGTTACGACCTGGCCCATTACTTGATTACCACGATGGCGTTGCCCGTGAGTGGTCAGGTTGTGGAGGCGACGACCAAAGAACCGTACCTCAGTTTGCGGTTGAATCTCGACACACCAGACGTGACTTCGATCCTTTCTGAATCCGGCTTCGCTGCTCTGAACGTCGGTGAACAAAACCCCGTCGGGATCAACGTCAGCACGCTAAGCGAACCGCTCCTCAACGCAGTGCTGCGATTGATTCGCATGCTGGACGATCCGCTCGAGTATCAAGTTCTCGCCCCGATGGCCAAGCGTGAGATCATCTTTCGTTTACTAGTTGGCGATCAAGGAGCCCGACTCCGGCACCTGGCAAAGTTCGGCGGCAAATCGCATCGAATGGTTCGCGCCGTGAACTCGATTCGCAGCAATTTCGATCAACCAATGCGAATCGAGGATCTGGCGAGCGATGTGAACATGAGCGTCTCCAGCTTTCACGCCCACTTTAAAGCGGCGACCGCGATGAGCCCACTCCAATTCCAAAAGAAGCTGCGTTTGCAGGAAGCACGGCGTTTGATGCTGGACGAAAACAGCGATGCCGCCGAAGCCGCCTTCAAAGTCGGTTACGAAGATGCCGCTCAGTTTAATCGCGAATACAAACGCCAGTTCGGCCTACCACCCAAACGCGATATCGAACGCATCCGTGAGGCAACGTTTGCCTAA
- a CDS encoding aldo/keto reductase has product MKTRTLGSKKLEVSALGLGCMGMSFAYGQPVEESVGINLIHAAIDMGVTFFDTAEVYGAYTNEVLVGKALVTKRDQVKIATKFGFAIDENGKQAGLDSRPEHIKEVVEASLVRLQTDHIDLLYQHRVDPNVPIEEVAGTVKELIEAGKVGHFGLSEAGVDVIRRAHAVQPVTALQSEYSMWWREPEEEVLPTLEELGIGFVPFSPLGRGFLTGTLNETTQFDSSDFRSAVPRFSAENRKANQDFVNLVQEVAESKQVTPAQIALAWLLAQKPWIVPIPGTTKLHRLEENLAAASIELSRVELADIDAALSKLKVVGDRYSEAGQKLINR; this is encoded by the coding sequence ATGAAAACGCGAACGTTGGGCTCGAAGAAGTTGGAAGTCTCGGCCCTTGGTCTAGGCTGCATGGGAATGAGCTTTGCCTATGGCCAACCGGTGGAAGAATCGGTCGGAATCAATTTAATTCACGCTGCCATCGATATGGGCGTGACCTTTTTTGACACGGCCGAGGTCTACGGTGCTTACACCAATGAAGTGCTGGTCGGTAAGGCCTTGGTTACGAAACGGGACCAGGTGAAGATCGCCACGAAGTTTGGTTTCGCCATTGACGAGAATGGCAAACAGGCGGGGCTCGATAGTCGGCCAGAACATATCAAGGAAGTGGTGGAGGCAAGCCTCGTTCGTTTGCAGACCGATCACATCGATCTTCTTTATCAGCATCGCGTCGACCCGAACGTCCCGATCGAAGAGGTCGCCGGCACGGTTAAGGAATTGATCGAGGCAGGCAAGGTGGGGCACTTCGGTCTATCGGAAGCAGGCGTCGATGTGATTCGACGCGCCCACGCCGTGCAGCCAGTCACCGCTTTGCAAAGCGAGTACTCGATGTGGTGGCGCGAGCCCGAGGAGGAAGTGCTGCCGACGCTAGAAGAACTCGGGATCGGGTTTGTTCCGTTCAGTCCGCTCGGGAGAGGATTTCTGACGGGAACATTAAACGAGACGACCCAATTCGATAGCAGCGACTTCCGCAGCGCGGTCCCTCGCTTCTCGGCTGAAAATCGTAAAGCGAACCAAGACTTCGTAAATCTGGTTCAAGAGGTTGCGGAATCGAAGCAGGTCACGCCAGCCCAGATCGCCTTGGCCTGGTTGCTAGCCCAAAAGCCTTGGATCGTGCCGATTCCTGGCACAACCAAGCTGCATCGCCTGGAAGAAAACCTGGCAGCCGCTTCGATTGAGCTTTCCCGAGTAGAACTGGCAGACATCGATGCCGCCTTATCGAAACTGAAGGTGGTCGGCGATCGCTACTCGGAAGCGGGGCAGAAGTTGATTAATCGATGA
- a CDS encoding DUF1552 domain-containing protein, which translates to MSYFNSRRWKVSRRHVLRGMGASLALPLLHCMDPASLLAEEKAEADKGKAKPKRAVFIYVPNGVNTLTWQIQQAGADYELSGPMKSLEAHRQQITPISGLYHPNGIGQAHECDKIWLTAAKISQEGGAFRNSVSADQMMAQVTSQHTRFPSLELAITGGTLAWSPDGIPLPAERRPRAIFDRLFGVEKGGVEGAKRNLNRRGSVLDAILEDANSFRGQIGTEDRNKLDEYLHAVRDVEIRTQRSYDWLDIPKPEVAEATKAKLTRDIPNTDAGDLYRTIYDLMVLALRTDMTRVITCMSGSESNGLAIPEIGVAQTRHELSHHNGDPEQLRRLTETDTFLVQQFSYFLERLKSYQEEENETLLDRTMVLFGSGMAYGHSHGNANLPMILAGGSGLGLKHGNHVDFNLPSLGNYTMDDSQKHYRVCSRPIDSDAHLSNLLLTMMQKMDVPAEQFGDSNRVMSEILG; encoded by the coding sequence ATGAGCTATTTCAATTCACGACGATGGAAAGTTAGCCGCCGACACGTGCTGCGAGGCATGGGGGCAAGTCTTGCTCTTCCATTGCTCCATTGCATGGATCCCGCTTCACTGCTGGCGGAAGAGAAGGCCGAGGCTGACAAGGGCAAAGCCAAGCCGAAACGGGCCGTCTTCATCTACGTGCCTAATGGGGTGAACACCCTGACCTGGCAAATCCAACAAGCGGGTGCCGACTATGAACTGAGCGGCCCGATGAAGTCGCTCGAGGCGCATCGTCAACAAATCACGCCGATCAGTGGTCTGTACCATCCCAACGGCATCGGTCAGGCACATGAGTGCGACAAAATCTGGCTCACCGCCGCCAAGATCAGTCAGGAAGGGGGCGCCTTCCGTAACTCGGTTTCTGCCGACCAGATGATGGCTCAGGTCACCTCGCAGCACACTCGCTTTCCGTCGCTCGAACTGGCGATCACCGGCGGTACGCTCGCCTGGTCTCCCGACGGTATTCCTCTGCCAGCCGAACGTCGCCCACGAGCGATCTTCGACCGCTTGTTCGGTGTCGAAAAGGGTGGCGTCGAAGGTGCCAAACGAAACCTCAATCGCCGTGGCAGCGTGCTCGACGCGATCCTGGAAGATGCCAACTCTTTCCGAGGTCAGATCGGCACTGAAGACCGCAACAAGCTCGACGAGTACCTGCATGCGGTCCGCGACGTCGAAATCCGGACGCAGCGTTCGTATGACTGGCTCGACATCCCGAAGCCAGAGGTCGCCGAGGCAACCAAGGCCAAGCTGACCCGCGACATTCCGAACACCGATGCTGGCGATTTGTATCGGACGATCTACGATCTGATGGTGTTGGCCCTGCGAACCGACATGACACGGGTCATTACCTGCATGAGCGGGAGCGAAAGCAATGGCCTGGCGATTCCGGAAATTGGTGTCGCTCAAACACGCCACGAACTATCGCACCACAACGGCGATCCAGAACAACTTCGCCGCTTGACCGAAACCGATACGTTCCTTGTTCAGCAGTTCTCGTACTTCCTCGAACGATTGAAGTCGTACCAGGAAGAAGAAAACGAAACGCTGCTCGACCGGACGATGGTCTTGTTTGGCAGTGGTATGGCGTATGGTCATAGTCACGGCAACGCCAACTTGCCAATGATCCTGGCAGGTGGTTCCGGCTTGGGCTTGAAGCATGGTAACCATGTCGACTTCAACCTGCCATCGCTGGGCAACTACACCATGGACGACTCGCAGAAGCACTATCGTGTTTGCTCGCGGCCGATCGACAGCGATGCGCACCTAAGCAATCTTCTGTTGACGATGATGCAGAAAATGGATGTCCCAGCCGAACAGTTTGGCGACAGTAATCGAGTCATGTCGGAAATTTTGGGGTAG
- a CDS encoding DUF1592 domain-containing protein: protein MSYPAPFLPTFQPLPNMMSRPLSRVMLSVAILGTIACSQSQAADQAVPFQDVVGTFMQSHCVRCHGPESQEGDFRVDTLSKDVGGGTTVNRWLEVIEKINSGEMPPEDEPERPTAEQGAKVVEWLAARIEEGRSARLAERQPVSFHRLSRSEYANTVEDLLGVRYGVADPGGLNEDSEYHGFERIGTVLSLSASHIEKYYNAAEQILDEAYPEKPIESTIVRKRALDLRGGPSREQIEELEAQGLADKVRVDMWPGHHIQGGRPGPGNDMLKNGGFFKVRIQVSGMKPPGGRAPHLTFYADKIDRLLFEQDILAPEDKPEIVEFTCHLPPGANSFELTNDVPGPSNLPRSGRSGNRPFFSLKEGRIPWQIKLTDEEGVPLYPFLIVDWVEWEGPIITDEVAAKRARYMPADGAKPDEIRECLTRFCEDAFRRPVTAAEVDRYMTIVNEELAAGAKTQPAMKTAMLGVLCSKDFLFLVEGNLAQPTDTLDDFEIANRLAYMLWSTMPDEELLKLAHEGKLHDKQILKEQFDRMLADPRAARFSQDFPRQWLQLHKLGMFPPNKELYPNYDPHLERSMRGETSAFFQEVLDQNLSLREFLDSDWTMVNPRLAMHYEMPGIEADRFQRVPLSDEAHRGGLLTQAAILSLTSDGTRHRPVHRGVWVMESIFGKSPPPPPANVDPIEPNPVDSPKATIRMKLEAHKHDANCAACHRKIDPLGLAFDNFDAIGRWRTEEVVPNGTGANPKVDASGVLPDGREFAGPAEFRQLLLANVDDFNDTFLKKLATYSLRRTMTVDDRQSLEAIAAQSRDTDYRVRDLVEAFVLSDLFQKR, encoded by the coding sequence TTGTCCTATCCCGCCCCCTTCCTTCCCACCTTTCAGCCGCTGCCCAATATGATGAGTCGACCACTCTCGCGCGTCATGCTTTCGGTTGCCATTTTGGGAACCATTGCGTGTTCTCAATCGCAAGCCGCCGATCAGGCCGTACCATTCCAGGATGTTGTTGGAACGTTCATGCAGTCGCACTGTGTTCGGTGCCATGGCCCTGAATCGCAGGAAGGTGATTTCCGCGTTGATACCCTGTCAAAAGATGTCGGTGGCGGCACCACGGTCAATCGCTGGTTGGAAGTGATCGAGAAGATCAACAGTGGCGAGATGCCCCCGGAAGACGAACCGGAGCGGCCCACCGCGGAACAAGGTGCCAAGGTGGTCGAATGGCTGGCGGCACGTATTGAAGAAGGTCGCTCGGCCCGACTCGCTGAACGACAGCCAGTTTCGTTTCATCGCCTTTCGCGATCGGAATATGCCAACACGGTCGAAGATCTTCTCGGCGTGCGTTACGGCGTCGCCGACCCTGGCGGATTGAATGAAGATTCCGAGTACCACGGTTTCGAACGCATCGGCACGGTCCTTTCATTGTCGGCCTCGCACATCGAGAAGTACTACAACGCGGCTGAACAGATTCTGGACGAGGCATATCCAGAAAAGCCGATCGAAAGCACCATTGTTCGTAAGCGAGCCCTCGATCTGCGAGGCGGCCCTTCGCGCGAGCAGATCGAAGAGTTGGAAGCCCAAGGCCTGGCCGACAAAGTTCGTGTCGACATGTGGCCAGGGCACCATATCCAAGGGGGAAGACCTGGCCCAGGCAACGATATGCTGAAGAATGGGGGCTTCTTCAAAGTCCGCATTCAAGTCAGCGGCATGAAACCGCCCGGCGGACGTGCACCTCACCTTACCTTCTATGCCGACAAGATCGATCGCCTGCTGTTCGAGCAAGATATTCTCGCTCCCGAAGACAAGCCTGAGATCGTCGAATTCACTTGTCACCTGCCACCCGGTGCGAACTCGTTTGAATTGACCAACGACGTTCCAGGCCCCTCGAACTTGCCTCGCTCTGGCCGGTCGGGCAATCGTCCCTTCTTCAGCCTGAAAGAAGGCCGCATTCCGTGGCAAATCAAGCTGACCGATGAAGAAGGCGTGCCACTCTATCCGTTCCTGATCGTCGACTGGGTGGAATGGGAAGGCCCTATTATCACCGACGAAGTCGCGGCGAAGCGGGCACGCTACATGCCAGCCGATGGCGCCAAGCCGGACGAGATTCGCGAATGCCTGACACGCTTTTGCGAAGATGCCTTCCGACGTCCGGTTACCGCGGCTGAAGTCGACCGCTACATGACAATCGTCAACGAAGAACTGGCCGCCGGAGCGAAGACGCAGCCCGCCATGAAAACGGCAATGCTGGGCGTCCTTTGCTCGAAAGACTTCCTGTTTCTGGTCGAAGGCAATCTGGCGCAGCCAACCGACACGCTCGACGATTTCGAGATCGCCAATCGGCTGGCCTACATGCTGTGGAGCACGATGCCCGACGAAGAGCTGCTGAAGCTCGCTCATGAAGGCAAACTGCACGACAAGCAGATCTTGAAAGAACAGTTCGACCGCATGCTGGCCGATCCACGGGCCGCCCGATTCAGTCAAGACTTCCCACGGCAATGGCTGCAACTGCACAAGCTCGGGATGTTCCCGCCGAACAAAGAACTGTACCCCAACTACGATCCGCACCTGGAACGAAGCATGCGTGGCGAAACGTCCGCCTTCTTTCAGGAAGTGCTCGACCAGAATTTGAGTCTCCGCGAGTTCCTTGATTCCGACTGGACGATGGTGAACCCTCGTCTGGCGATGCACTACGAAATGCCGGGAATCGAAGCGGATCGCTTCCAGCGAGTCCCCCTTTCAGACGAAGCCCATCGTGGTGGTCTGTTGACCCAGGCCGCGATCTTGTCGCTCACTTCCGATGGCACCCGACATCGCCCGGTACATCGTGGTGTGTGGGTAATGGAATCGATCTTTGGCAAGTCGCCACCACCACCTCCGGCGAATGTCGACCCGATCGAACCGAACCCGGTCGATTCGCCCAAGGCAACCATCCGCATGAAGCTGGAAGCCCACAAGCATGACGCTAACTGCGCGGCATGCCATCGCAAGATCGATCCACTTGGCTTGGCGTTCGACAACTTCGATGCCATCGGTCGCTGGCGAACCGAAGAAGTAGTACCTAACGGCACCGGTGCGAATCCGAAAGTCGACGCCAGTGGCGTGCTGCCGGATGGTCGCGAGTTCGCCGGTCCGGCCGAGTTCCGCCAGTTGCTTTTGGCGAATGTCGATGACTTCAACGACACCTTCCTGAAGAAGCTGGCAACCTATTCCCTTCGTCGAACCATGACGGTTGACGATCGCCAGTCCCTCGAGGCAATCGCGGCGCAAAGCCGAGATACCGATTACCGCGTGCGTGATCTGGTCGAAGCCTTTGTCCTTTCCGACTTGTTCCAGAAACGGTGA